A single window of Archangium gephyra DNA harbors:
- a CDS encoding ABC transporter ATP-binding protein produces the protein MSELVEPVPTPPPEAPPPAPLPEPEVILRTQGLTRAFHEVKAVNGVDLELRRGEVYGFLGRNGAGKTTTLRMLMGILRPDTGDIELMGQRVRRVRAAQKQHLGYVSQEQVFYPWMTALELGKFVSGFYPHWDDARFQHLLHVLDVPKERKAAQLSGGTRMKLGLALALSHRPPLLILDEPTAGLDPVARREFLDILRDQVRREGQTALFSSHLVGEVEEVAHRIGILHEGRLRFQGSLDTLRQSVRRVAAESAPEPLPPGLSLVRRERLPDGRLALVLFGTPGDWATSSFAPETVETLSLENIFLAYARRSDES, from the coding sequence ATGTCCGAGCTCGTCGAGCCAGTGCCCACTCCGCCTCCCGAAGCGCCACCGCCGGCGCCCCTGCCGGAGCCGGAGGTCATCCTCCGCACCCAGGGCCTCACCCGTGCCTTCCACGAGGTGAAGGCGGTGAACGGGGTGGACCTGGAGCTGCGGCGGGGCGAGGTGTACGGCTTCCTCGGCCGTAACGGCGCGGGAAAGACGACCACGCTGCGGATGCTGATGGGCATCCTCCGCCCGGACACCGGTGACATCGAGCTGATGGGCCAGCGGGTCCGCCGGGTGCGCGCGGCCCAGAAGCAGCACCTCGGCTACGTGTCGCAGGAGCAGGTCTTCTACCCGTGGATGACGGCGCTCGAGCTGGGGAAGTTCGTCTCCGGCTTCTACCCGCACTGGGACGACGCGCGCTTCCAGCACCTGCTCCACGTGCTGGACGTGCCCAAGGAGCGCAAGGCCGCGCAGCTCTCCGGCGGCACGCGGATGAAGCTGGGGCTGGCACTCGCGCTCTCCCACCGCCCGCCGCTGCTCATCCTCGACGAGCCCACCGCCGGGTTGGATCCGGTCGCGCGGCGCGAGTTCCTCGACATCCTCCGCGACCAGGTCCGGCGCGAGGGGCAGACGGCGCTCTTCTCCTCGCACCTCGTCGGCGAGGTGGAAGAGGTGGCGCACCGCATCGGCATCCTCCACGAGGGCCGGCTGCGCTTCCAGGGGAGCCTCGACACGCTCCGCCAGTCGGTTCGTCGCGTGGCGGCGGAGAGCGCACCGGAGCCGCTCCCGCCCGGCCTGTCGCTCGTGAGGCGCGAGCGCCTGCCGGATGGGCGCCTGGCCCTGGTGCTCTTCGGGACACCCGGGGATTGGGCCACCAGTTCCTTCGCTCCAGAGACAGTGGAGACGCTGTCCCTGGAGAACATCTTCCTCGCCTACGCGCGGCGGTCGGACGAGTCATGA
- a CDS encoding YkgJ family cysteine cluster protein, with product MEPLTEAQRKTLEDLYRRIDERVSPITGAHAWWPCRKGCDHCCRHLAAPLPVTRLEWTYLWEGFQALSPEARAEVRARVAELKGTQRPYTCPFLDRESGGCRVYAHRPMACRTYGFYVSRDKGNWCHFILELLEKHGDGDILWGNQEAMEDTLARLSGDTLSIFDWFDAAPTEGC from the coding sequence ATGGAGCCACTCACCGAAGCGCAACGCAAGACACTGGAAGACCTCTACCGGCGCATCGACGAGCGCGTGTCCCCCATCACCGGGGCTCATGCCTGGTGGCCCTGCCGGAAGGGGTGCGACCACTGCTGCCGTCACCTGGCGGCGCCGCTGCCCGTCACCCGGCTGGAGTGGACGTACCTCTGGGAGGGCTTCCAGGCCCTGTCTCCCGAGGCGCGGGCGGAGGTCCGGGCCCGCGTGGCGGAGCTGAAGGGCACGCAGCGGCCCTATACCTGTCCCTTCCTCGACCGCGAGTCCGGCGGTTGCCGGGTGTACGCGCACCGGCCCATGGCCTGCCGGACGTATGGCTTCTACGTGAGCCGGGACAAGGGCAACTGGTGCCACTTCATCCTCGAGCTGCTGGAGAAGCACGGGGACGGGGACATCCTCTGGGGCAACCAGGAGGCCATGGAGGACACCCTGGCCCGGCTGAGTGGAGACACCCTGTCGATCTTCGACTGGTTCGACGCGGCGCCTACTGAGGGGTGTTGA
- a CDS encoding CBS domain-containing protein, whose protein sequence is MRIGELMTKSLETIEADDTLREAAERMRSYGIGALPVMDGDQLIGMLTDRDITVRATAAGKDPNRTPVREAMTHAVITCDADAPLSEAEHLMEEKAVRRLVVLDAYKKPVGIISLDDLATIPGEARHAGEVLRELNTPQ, encoded by the coding sequence ATGCGCATCGGCGAGCTGATGACGAAGAGCCTGGAGACCATCGAGGCGGATGACACCCTGCGCGAGGCAGCGGAGCGGATGCGCTCGTACGGTATCGGCGCACTGCCCGTCATGGACGGAGATCAACTCATTGGGATGCTGACGGACCGGGACATCACCGTGCGCGCGACGGCGGCGGGCAAGGACCCGAACCGCACCCCGGTGCGCGAGGCGATGACCCACGCCGTCATCACCTGCGATGCGGACGCTCCCCTCTCCGAGGCCGAGCACCTGATGGAGGAGAAGGCGGTGCGGCGCCTGGTGGTGCTCGACGCGTACAAGAAGCCGGTGGGCATCATCAGCCTGGACGACCTGGCCACCATCCCGGGCGAGGCGCGTCACGCGGGCGAGGTGCTCCGCGAGCTCAACACCCCTCAGTAG
- a CDS encoding RNA polymerase factor sigma-32, with amino-acid sequence MLPVPHFRPARLARSSKHPRGYRGTLTPDDRALLDTWLAEVRRHPLLSREEEAALARHFRERGDPKAQARLVASNLRLVVKLAREHHRPPLLLMDLIQEGNLGLVIAVERFEPERGVRLCTYAAWWIRAYLLRFIMENWRLVKLGTTDVQRKLFFRMRQEEGRLLAAGQEASPRLLAARLGVAEEDVVEMDQRLRQDELRLDAATPDDDSGRPAPARALPSGEPDVDEELGRRELSRWFHEKVRDFAHALHDERERYILEHRLLAEEPETLQTIGEHFRVSRERARQVEAGLIASMREYLHEHMPDFTWLGADSGSRQHAPA; translated from the coding sequence ATGCTTCCGGTCCCCCACTTCCGCCCCGCCCGGCTGGCGCGGTCATCGAAGCATCCCCGCGGTTACCGTGGGACGCTGACGCCCGATGATCGCGCGCTGCTCGACACGTGGCTGGCCGAGGTGCGGCGCCATCCCCTGCTGTCCCGCGAGGAGGAAGCGGCACTCGCCCGGCACTTCCGCGAGCGGGGAGATCCCAAGGCCCAGGCCCGGCTGGTGGCCTCCAACCTGCGGCTGGTGGTGAAGCTGGCCCGCGAGCACCACCGCCCTCCCCTCCTCCTGATGGACCTCATCCAGGAGGGCAACCTGGGCCTCGTCATCGCCGTGGAGCGCTTCGAGCCGGAGCGCGGCGTGCGGCTGTGCACCTACGCGGCCTGGTGGATCCGCGCCTACCTGCTGCGCTTCATCATGGAGAACTGGCGGCTGGTGAAGCTCGGGACCACGGACGTGCAGCGCAAGCTGTTCTTCCGGATGAGGCAGGAGGAGGGCCGCCTGCTCGCCGCGGGGCAGGAGGCGAGCCCCCGGCTGCTGGCCGCGCGGCTGGGCGTCGCCGAGGAAGACGTGGTCGAGATGGATCAGCGGCTGCGCCAGGACGAGCTGCGGCTGGACGCGGCCACCCCCGATGACGACTCGGGCCGCCCCGCCCCGGCACGCGCACTGCCCTCGGGCGAGCCGGACGTGGACGAGGAGCTCGGACGGCGGGAGCTCTCGCGCTGGTTCCACGAGAAGGTCCGCGACTTCGCCCACGCGCTGCACGACGAGCGCGAGCGCTACATCCTGGAGCACCGGCTCCTGGCCGAGGAGCCCGAGACGCTGCAGACCATCGGAGAGCACTTCCGGGTCAGCCGCGAGCGGGCCCGCCAGGTAGAAGCCGGGCTGATCGCCAGCATGCGGGAGTACCTGCACGAGCACATGCCGGACTTCACCTGGCTGGGCGCGGACTCAGGCTCCCGCCAGCATGCACCGGCCTGA
- a CDS encoding sigma-54-dependent transcriptional regulator, with product MPSTVLIVDDEKNILLTLQTSLQLAGYRTELAASGQVALDVVSARPVDAVLMDVKMPDMDGLTALARLMELKPELPVIMMSGHGTIDTAVKATQLGARDFLEKPIARDRLLVALRNALKQQAMLEELQALRAEVGRYDMVGSGPAMQRIFSLIQRTAPSEGRVLITGENGTGKELIARALHQNSKRKSGPFVKLNCAAVPHELIESELFGHEKGAFTGAVSVRRGKFELAHEGTLFLDEIGDMPQAMQTKLLRVLQEGELERVGGAETLKVNVRVIAATNKNLEKEIEAGRFREDLYYRINVVQIHSPPLRERREDLPALIDAFLKEACTKNGRRPLSLSPEALAVMSAYDYPGNVRELRNLVERLAILCEGPVVQGQEAAELLPRGKGVVPPSAAPSAEASTPRPPPLPVPMAAPAAPAPGSGFRPRVDRTFREQVEDAEREIILFTLAHTQDNVTEAARLLDLERGHFYKKMKALGLRRGAEKDPGTSGGEG from the coding sequence ATGCCTTCCACCGTGCTCATCGTCGATGACGAGAAGAACATCCTCCTGACGCTCCAGACGTCGCTGCAGCTGGCGGGCTACCGCACGGAGCTGGCGGCCAGTGGGCAGGTGGCCCTGGACGTGGTGTCCGCGCGCCCGGTGGACGCGGTGCTGATGGACGTGAAGATGCCGGACATGGACGGGCTGACGGCCCTGGCCCGGTTGATGGAGCTCAAACCGGAGCTGCCCGTCATCATGATGTCCGGGCACGGCACCATCGACACGGCGGTGAAGGCCACGCAGTTGGGCGCGCGCGACTTCCTGGAGAAGCCCATCGCCCGGGACAGGCTGCTGGTGGCGCTGCGCAACGCGCTCAAGCAGCAGGCGATGCTCGAGGAGTTGCAGGCCCTGCGTGCGGAGGTGGGCCGCTACGACATGGTGGGCAGCGGCCCGGCCATGCAGCGCATCTTCTCGCTCATCCAGCGCACGGCGCCCTCCGAGGGCCGGGTGCTCATCACCGGGGAGAACGGCACCGGCAAGGAGCTCATCGCCCGGGCGCTGCACCAGAACTCCAAGCGCAAGAGCGGGCCCTTCGTGAAGCTCAACTGCGCGGCGGTGCCGCACGAGCTCATCGAGAGCGAGCTGTTCGGCCACGAGAAGGGCGCCTTCACCGGCGCGGTGAGCGTGCGGCGCGGCAAGTTCGAGCTGGCCCACGAGGGCACGCTCTTCCTGGATGAGATTGGCGACATGCCCCAGGCCATGCAGACCAAGCTGTTGCGCGTGCTGCAGGAGGGCGAGCTGGAGCGGGTGGGCGGCGCGGAGACCCTCAAGGTGAACGTGCGCGTCATCGCCGCGACGAACAAGAACCTCGAGAAGGAGATCGAAGCCGGGCGCTTCCGCGAGGATCTCTACTACCGCATCAACGTGGTGCAGATTCACTCGCCCCCCCTGCGCGAGCGGCGGGAGGATCTCCCGGCGCTGATCGACGCCTTCCTGAAGGAGGCGTGCACGAAGAACGGGCGGCGGCCCCTGTCCCTGTCCCCCGAGGCCCTGGCGGTGATGTCCGCCTATGACTACCCGGGCAACGTGCGCGAGCTGCGCAACCTGGTGGAGCGGCTGGCCATCCTCTGCGAGGGCCCCGTCGTCCAGGGCCAGGAGGCCGCCGAGCTGCTGCCTCGGGGCAAGGGAGTCGTGCCGCCGTCAGCGGCTCCGTCCGCCGAGGCCTCCACGCCGCGTCCCCCTCCCCTCCCGGTGCCCATGGCGGCGCCCGCGGCCCCCGCGCCTGGCAGCGGCTTCCGGCCCCGCGTGGACCGGACCTTCCGCGAGCAGGTGGAGGACGCCGAGCGGGAGATCATCCTGTTCACGCTCGCGCACACGCAGGACAACGTCACCGAGGCCGCGCGGCTGCTCGATCTGGAGCGCGGCCACTTCTACAAGAAGATGAAGGCCCTGGGCCTGCGGCGCGGCGCGGAGAAGGACCCGGGCACCAGCGGAGGTGAAGGCTGA